In a genomic window of Dyadobacter fermentans DSM 18053:
- a CDS encoding Uma2 family endonuclease, whose translation MDTVELRYKPLRLDDEFYEFCRENDQLKIERDSEGTLYIISNSGGTTGILNSIINYWLMHWHLARNLGHVFDSSTAFRLPNTSVRSPDASWVSNEKWEYLTDAEQTKFPPVCPDFVIELLSANDDLHTIQKKIQSEWIENGCSLAWLIDPFTETAYVYRPNADVEAVSGFSQLLSGGNVLEGFEFDLSKLKI comes from the coding sequence ATGGATACGGTAGAATTGAGATACAAGCCTCTGCGTCTTGATGATGAATTCTACGAGTTTTGCCGGGAGAATGATCAACTCAAAATAGAGAGGGATAGCGAAGGAACGCTCTATATTATTTCAAATAGTGGCGGAACTACGGGAATCTTGAATTCGATCATCAACTACTGGCTGATGCATTGGCACCTTGCGAGGAATTTGGGCCATGTTTTTGATTCATCGACAGCTTTTCGTCTTCCTAACACCTCGGTAAGATCTCCTGACGCCTCGTGGGTCTCCAATGAAAAATGGGAATACCTGACGGACGCCGAACAAACAAAGTTTCCACCTGTTTGTCCTGACTTTGTGATTGAGTTGCTATCAGCAAATGATGATTTACACACCATTCAGAAAAAGATTCAAAGCGAATGGATTGAAAACGGATGCAGCCTGGCTTGGCTTATCGATCCATTTACAGAGACAGCTTATGTGTATCGACCGAATGCGGATGTCGAGGCTGTCAGCGGATTCAGCCAGCTATTATCGGGGGGAAACGTGCTTGAAGGCTTTGAATTCGATTTAAGCAAACTCAAAATATAA
- a CDS encoding succinate dehydrogenase/fumarate reductase iron-sulfur subunit — MRLSLKVWRQSNKDAAGGFEEYKLDHVSPDMSFLEMFDVLNEQLIEEGKEPVSFDHDCREGICGACSMYINGRPHGPLRGVTTCQLHMRSFNDGDTIVVEPWRAQAFPVIKDLVVDRDAFDRVISAGGFVSVNTGNAQDANALPIAKEAADDAFAAAACIGCGACVAACKNASAMLFVSAKISQLALLPQGQAERSIRAEKMVAQMDAEGFGACTNTGACSAECPKEISLENIARMNREYIGAKFSSSAV; from the coding sequence ATGAGGTTGTCTCTCAAAGTTTGGAGACAAAGCAATAAAGACGCAGCGGGAGGTTTCGAGGAATACAAACTGGACCATGTTTCTCCCGATATGTCATTTCTTGAAATGTTCGATGTATTGAACGAGCAACTCATCGAGGAAGGAAAAGAACCTGTATCATTCGACCACGACTGCCGCGAGGGTATTTGCGGGGCTTGTTCGATGTATATAAATGGCCGTCCGCATGGACCGTTGCGCGGGGTAACCACCTGCCAACTGCACATGCGTTCGTTCAACGACGGGGATACTATCGTGGTAGAGCCATGGAGAGCGCAGGCTTTCCCGGTGATCAAAGACCTCGTGGTAGACCGTGACGCATTCGACCGCGTGATTTCTGCGGGCGGTTTCGTATCGGTGAACACCGGTAATGCACAGGATGCAAACGCATTGCCGATCGCGAAAGAAGCTGCTGACGACGCATTTGCAGCAGCAGCATGTATCGGTTGCGGCGCTTGCGTAGCGGCTTGTAAAAATGCTTCCGCAATGCTTTTCGTATCTGCCAAAATCTCCCAGCTGGCATTGTTGCCGCAAGGACAGGCAGAACGCAGCATCCGCGCCGAGAAAATGGTCGCTCAAATGGACGCAGAAGGCTTCGGAGCCTGCACCAACACCGGTGCCTGCTCAGCAGAATGCCCTAAGGAAATTAGCCTCGAAAACATCGCCCGCATGAACCGCGAGTACATCGGCGCGAAATTCTCGTCTTCGGCGGTTTAA
- a CDS encoding fumarate reductase/succinate dehydrogenase flavoprotein subunit — MATSSRLDAKIPQGTLESKWSKYRSSVPLVNPANKRNLEIIVVGTGLAGASAAATLAELGYKVKAFCFQDSPRRAHSIAAQGGINAAKNYQNDGDSVYRLFYDTIKGGDYRAREANVHRLAEVSGNIIDQCVAAGVPFAREYGGLLSNRSFGGTQVQRTFYAAGQTGQQLLLGAYSGLQRQVGMGTVKMYNRHEMLDVVNIDGKCRGIIARNLITGEIERHAGHAVLLCTGGYGNVFYLSTNAMGSNVTAAWKAHKRGAFFGNPCFTQIHPTCIPVSGEHQSKLTLMSESLRNDGRIWVPKKQNDTRPGNEIPENERDYYLERRYPAFGNLVPRDIASRAAKERCDAGYGVGTSKLAVYLDFAAAVERYGRAEANKNNIHNASEADIITWGKAVVKEKYGNLFDMYKQITGEDPYEVPMRIYPAVHYTMGGLWVDYNLMTTVPGLYSLGEANFSDHGANRLGASALMQGLADGYFVIPYTIGAYLASEIRTGKISTDHEAFVKAEAEVKERIDTLLRIQGKTSPELFHRRLGKIMWEKCGMARNAEGLKEAIQEIRQLRRDFWSDVKVMGTANYFNPELDKANRVADFIELGELMCIDALDRNESCGGHFREEYQTEEGEALRDDENYMYVSAWEHKGPENWELHKEELVYENIKIAQRSYK, encoded by the coding sequence ATGGCAACGTCATCTCGTCTGGATGCCAAAATACCGCAAGGAACGCTTGAAAGTAAATGGAGCAAATACCGCTCGTCAGTACCTCTTGTAAACCCTGCCAACAAACGTAACCTGGAAATCATCGTGGTTGGAACAGGCCTCGCAGGTGCTTCGGCGGCTGCTACCCTGGCTGAGCTCGGTTACAAAGTAAAAGCGTTCTGTTTTCAGGATTCGCCACGTCGTGCGCACTCGATCGCAGCGCAAGGCGGGATCAATGCAGCAAAAAACTACCAGAATGACGGTGACTCGGTTTACCGTCTTTTTTATGATACCATTAAAGGCGGTGACTACCGGGCGCGTGAAGCGAACGTGCACCGCCTGGCCGAAGTTTCGGGTAACATTATCGACCAATGCGTAGCGGCGGGTGTGCCTTTCGCCCGTGAGTACGGCGGCTTGCTGTCCAACCGCTCTTTCGGTGGAACGCAGGTACAGCGTACCTTCTACGCAGCGGGCCAGACGGGCCAGCAACTTTTGCTGGGAGCCTATTCCGGCTTGCAGCGCCAGGTGGGTATGGGTACCGTAAAAATGTACAACCGCCACGAAATGCTCGACGTCGTGAATATCGATGGCAAATGCCGCGGTATCATCGCACGTAACCTCATTACAGGCGAGATCGAAAGACATGCAGGCCACGCCGTATTGCTTTGTACAGGTGGTTACGGAAACGTGTTCTACCTTTCCACGAATGCAATGGGCAGCAATGTGACCGCGGCATGGAAAGCCCACAAACGCGGTGCATTCTTCGGTAACCCTTGTTTTACCCAAATCCACCCGACTTGTATCCCCGTTTCCGGCGAACATCAGTCGAAACTGACCCTGATGTCGGAATCGTTGCGTAACGACGGCCGTATCTGGGTTCCCAAAAAGCAGAATGATACCCGCCCGGGCAACGAAATTCCTGAAAACGAGCGCGATTACTACCTTGAACGCCGTTACCCTGCATTCGGTAACCTCGTACCGCGCGATATCGCGTCGCGGGCGGCGAAAGAACGTTGCGATGCCGGTTACGGTGTAGGAACTTCCAAGCTGGCCGTTTACCTCGATTTCGCTGCGGCGGTAGAGCGTTACGGACGTGCCGAGGCGAATAAGAACAATATTCACAATGCGTCCGAAGCCGACATTATCACGTGGGGTAAGGCCGTTGTGAAAGAAAAATATGGTAACCTCTTCGATATGTATAAGCAAATCACGGGTGAAGATCCGTATGAAGTGCCTATGCGTATCTATCCTGCGGTGCACTACACCATGGGCGGCCTTTGGGTGGATTACAACCTGATGACCACCGTGCCCGGCTTGTACTCGCTTGGTGAGGCCAACTTCTCCGACCACGGCGCCAACCGCCTCGGTGCTTCGGCATTGATGCAGGGCCTTGCCGACGGTTATTTCGTGATTCCGTACACCATCGGTGCTTACCTGGCGAGCGAAATCCGTACCGGAAAGATCTCTACCGACCACGAAGCATTCGTGAAAGCGGAAGCCGAAGTGAAAGAGCGTATCGACACATTGCTGCGCATTCAGGGTAAAACATCTCCTGAGCTTTTCCACCGCCGTTTGGGCAAGATTATGTGGGAAAAATGCGGAATGGCGCGTAATGCGGAAGGTTTGAAAGAAGCGATCCAGGAAATCCGTCAGCTGAGAAGAGACTTCTGGTCGGACGTGAAAGTAATGGGAACCGCCAACTACTTCAACCCCGAACTCGACAAGGCAAACCGCGTTGCAGACTTCATCGAACTTGGCGAGCTGATGTGTATCGACGCGCTGGACCGTAACGAATCCTGCGGTGGCCACTTTCGCGAGGAGTACCAGACCGAAGAAGGCGAAGCATTGCGCGACGACGAGAACTATATGTATGTATCGGCCTGGGAGCACAAAGGTCCTGAGAACTGGGAGCTTCACAAGGAAGAGCTGGTGTACGAAAACATCAAAATCGCTCAGCGCAGCTATAAATAA
- a CDS encoding succinate dehydrogenase cytochrome b subunit produces MALTGLFLISFLVIHATINAMIFYNDGGETFSHWGHFMGTNPIIRTLEIGLVAGFIIHIADGLILWKNNREARPVGYAVSNASANSTWYSRSMGLLGTLLLIFLVIHTSHFWIPNRSNQFATGEELDLYQMMLDIFQNPIVVLIYVLGCVSLFWHLLHGFKSAFQSLGLNHVKYNGIISWIGTAFSIVIPILFALMPISIYLGWVK; encoded by the coding sequence ATGGCTCTTACCGGACTTTTTCTGATTAGCTTTCTGGTGATTCATGCCACCATCAATGCCATGATTTTTTACAATGATGGCGGGGAGACTTTTTCGCATTGGGGGCACTTCATGGGTACCAACCCGATTATACGTACGCTTGAAATCGGCCTCGTTGCGGGCTTCATCATCCATATCGCCGACGGTCTGATCCTCTGGAAAAACAACCGTGAGGCACGTCCGGTAGGTTACGCGGTCAGCAATGCATCGGCCAACAGCACCTGGTACTCGCGCAGCATGGGCTTGCTCGGAACTTTGCTTTTGATCTTCCTGGTGATCCACACTTCGCACTTCTGGATTCCTAACCGGTCCAACCAGTTTGCCACAGGCGAGGAGCTGGACTTGTACCAGATGATGCTCGATATCTTCCAGAACCCGATCGTGGTGTTGATTTATGTGTTGGGCTGCGTGTCGCTTTTCTGGCATTTGCTGCACGGTTTCAAAAGCGCATTCCAGTCGCTGGGCCTCAACCACGTGAAGTACAATGGCATCATCTCGTGGATTGGAACTGCATTCTCGATTGTCATTCCGATCCTCTTCGCGCTGATGCCGATCTCGATTTATCTGGGCTGGGTGAAGTAA
- a CDS encoding T9SS C-terminal target domain-containing protein has product MIRPLSARILLVILMLTLAFSQAFATHFRAGEITARRMSLTSHIYEIKVTGYFDMVSGKDAADRQTSVFFKIGNVQSTGTPVTIEAPRIMPIVDIGNNTTMNTYIATYTFPTTGAYRISMEVDARNDGVLNIGPEPTNRLNFYVSTVLEINATFGLNRTPVLRNAPIDLAAVGQRYIHNPGAFDADGDSIAYRMFTPQQAGANGVGVNLEYQDPNTVTPPGQTETGGSPATFAINRVTGDIIWNAPVTKGYYNVAFVVEEWRDGALIGQIVRDMQIIVDDVRNDRPAVPPLPDICVEAGTLINQRVTATDRNGDRLNLTSASGVYDPTLIKPAVASFTVSGQGSQSSVTGTFVWQTSCEHIRLEPYNVLFKVEDAAPPGYPNPSLFRKLADMTTWNIRVYGPKPTGLKGVAATDPAGTAYRLTWDAYKCQIAGAKIAIYRAEQCTDIPDDVCSPGIPAGSGYQEIGRVDVDETTFLDNNNGDGLRPGVSYSYRIVVLFPRPGASPGEPGYLIGGGESIASPEFCLNLPVVMPVITNVTVDSTSTTKGVITVKWMRPAAAAGLPAQYRLFRATGQNGTAFTQIATINTNLAAGARDTLFVDRNLDTEANAYNYKLEYYTTVNGQLTKFDETKTASSVRLEQDAAQPNQIGLKWSALVPWSNNNRVHRIYREDKARPGTFNRIAEVSVQGPQTFSFVDDGTDQYAADGVVNVSIAKDSTYCYKVETVGSYNNSQIKPAVLYNFSQILCISPSDTIKPCPPVLSLDPLNCDSLQNIPQAFCNTIGFTNHLTWQYPQQAGGRDCDPLVTAYRVYYARYEGDTPTLITTITTPPSPLQTAYDHEGLTSFAGCYYVTAVNKFGTESAPSNTVCRDNCPMYVLPNVFTPNGDAKNDIFQPYECPAFVQSLEFKAFNRWGAEVFSTRDVNINWDGKTNGGKELAAGQYYYELTIYFESSKKQGTETSMKGWVQLLR; this is encoded by the coding sequence ATGATCAGACCTCTATCTGCCCGCATCCTGCTTGTAATTCTCATGCTGACGCTTGCGTTCAGCCAGGCATTTGCGACCCACTTCCGGGCCGGCGAAATCACTGCGCGCAGGATGTCGCTCACATCGCACATCTACGAGATCAAAGTCACCGGCTATTTTGACATGGTCAGTGGAAAAGACGCTGCGGACCGGCAGACATCGGTCTTCTTCAAAATAGGGAATGTGCAGTCTACGGGCACGCCGGTAACCATCGAGGCGCCGAGAATAATGCCGATTGTGGACATCGGGAATAACACCACCATGAATACCTACATCGCCACCTACACCTTCCCGACCACCGGCGCCTACCGTATTTCCATGGAAGTGGATGCAAGAAACGATGGCGTACTGAATATTGGCCCAGAGCCTACCAACCGGCTTAACTTCTATGTCAGCACGGTGCTCGAGATCAATGCCACATTTGGTTTGAACCGCACTCCCGTTCTCCGAAACGCTCCGATCGACCTCGCCGCGGTGGGCCAGCGCTATATTCATAACCCTGGCGCATTCGACGCCGATGGCGACAGCATTGCTTACCGCATGTTCACTCCCCAGCAAGCCGGCGCCAACGGAGTAGGCGTGAACCTGGAATACCAGGACCCCAACACCGTGACACCTCCCGGCCAAACCGAAACGGGCGGCTCGCCGGCCACTTTTGCCATTAACCGGGTTACGGGCGACATCATCTGGAATGCACCGGTAACAAAAGGATATTATAACGTCGCGTTTGTCGTGGAAGAATGGCGCGACGGGGCACTGATCGGGCAGATCGTCCGAGATATGCAGATCATCGTCGACGATGTGCGAAACGACCGGCCCGCGGTTCCGCCCTTACCGGACATTTGCGTGGAAGCCGGCACGCTTATCAACCAAAGAGTGACCGCCACCGACAGAAACGGCGACAGGCTCAACCTGACTTCGGCGAGCGGTGTTTATGATCCGACACTGATCAAACCGGCCGTGGCCAGTTTCACCGTATCCGGGCAGGGTTCGCAGAGCTCGGTTACCGGCACGTTCGTTTGGCAAACTTCCTGCGAGCATATCAGACTGGAACCATACAATGTGCTCTTCAAAGTCGAGGACGCGGCGCCTCCGGGCTATCCGAACCCTTCGCTGTTCAGGAAACTGGCCGACATGACGACCTGGAATATCCGTGTGTACGGTCCCAAACCTACCGGCCTGAAAGGCGTTGCCGCCACCGACCCGGCCGGCACCGCTTACCGGCTCACATGGGATGCCTACAAATGCCAGATTGCCGGCGCGAAAATCGCCATTTATCGTGCCGAGCAATGCACCGATATTCCGGACGATGTGTGCAGCCCTGGCATTCCGGCGGGCTCCGGCTACCAGGAAATTGGCAGGGTGGACGTGGATGAGACTACATTCCTCGACAATAACAATGGCGACGGCCTGCGCCCGGGCGTTTCCTATTCTTACCGCATTGTGGTGCTGTTTCCGAGACCCGGCGCCTCTCCCGGCGAACCGGGGTATCTGATTGGCGGCGGCGAAAGCATCGCCTCACCGGAGTTTTGCCTCAATTTACCCGTTGTGATGCCCGTCATTACCAATGTGACGGTCGATTCCACCAGCACTACCAAAGGTGTGATCACGGTTAAATGGATGAGGCCGGCCGCTGCCGCGGGACTTCCGGCGCAATACCGGCTTTTCAGGGCTACGGGACAGAATGGCACGGCGTTTACACAAATTGCAACCATTAATACAAACCTCGCGGCAGGCGCGCGCGACACACTGTTCGTGGACCGAAACCTCGACACCGAAGCCAACGCCTACAATTACAAACTCGAATATTACACCACCGTAAACGGGCAGCTAACGAAGTTTGACGAAACGAAAACGGCCAGCTCTGTAAGGCTCGAACAAGATGCGGCGCAGCCCAATCAGATCGGGCTGAAATGGAGCGCGTTGGTGCCGTGGAGCAACAATAACCGCGTTCATCGGATTTACCGCGAGGACAAAGCCCGGCCCGGCACGTTCAACCGCATTGCGGAAGTATCAGTGCAGGGACCGCAAACGTTCAGTTTCGTGGATGACGGCACCGACCAGTATGCTGCCGATGGCGTCGTGAATGTGAGTATTGCCAAAGACTCTACCTATTGCTACAAAGTGGAGACGGTGGGCTCTTACAATAACAGTCAGATCAAACCGGCCGTATTGTATAATTTTTCTCAAATCCTTTGCATTTCACCATCGGATACGATTAAGCCCTGTCCGCCGGTGCTGAGCCTCGATCCGCTCAATTGCGACTCGCTTCAAAACATTCCGCAGGCGTTCTGCAACACCATCGGATTCACCAACCACCTCACGTGGCAATATCCCCAGCAAGCCGGCGGCCGTGACTGCGACCCGCTCGTGACCGCCTACCGCGTGTACTATGCAAGATATGAGGGCGACACGCCAACGCTCATCACGACCATCACTACCCCGCCGTCGCCGCTGCAAACGGCTTATGACCACGAGGGACTGACGTCTTTTGCCGGGTGTTATTATGTGACGGCCGTCAACAAATTCGGGACCGAGAGTGCGCCGAGCAACACCGTTTGCAGGGACAATTGCCCGATGTATGTTTTGCCCAATGTATTCACACCGAACGGCGATGCCAAAAACGACATTTTCCAACCTTATGAATGCCCGGCATTTGTACAATCCCTGGAATTCAAGGCATTCAACCGCTGGGGTGCGGAGGTGTTTTCGACCAGGGACGTGAATATCAATTGGGACGGTAAAACGAACGGGGGGAAAGAGCTTGCGGCCGGCCAATACTACTACGAGCTGACGATCTATTTTGAATCATCCAAAAAACAGGGCACCGAGACGAGCATGAAAGGCTGGGTACAGTTGCTGAGGTAG
- a CDS encoding OmpH family outer membrane protein, which yields MNNNTSLIWNVVLSLAVAVLFFLHFSSKSSDSGAAADGAVVEGRRTVYVQVDSLLKNYDFFKDTRKELENKNFQLENELTTKGRSLQNEVAFFQQRAATMTPEQARSTEAQLMKKQQDLMAYRDQSAQALGQEEAKKNEELYKNIRSYIDKYNKENGYEYVLGYSLGGGILFANPSLDVTQKIVEGLNKEYKNAGKPAAADTTKKK from the coding sequence GTGAACAACAATACTTCATTGATCTGGAACGTCGTCCTTTCGCTTGCTGTGGCGGTGTTATTCTTCCTACATTTTTCAAGCAAATCGTCAGATTCGGGCGCAGCCGCAGATGGTGCAGTAGTGGAAGGCCGCCGCACTGTTTACGTTCAGGTGGATTCACTTCTGAAAAACTACGATTTCTTCAAGGATACCAGAAAAGAGCTTGAAAACAAGAATTTCCAGCTTGAAAACGAGCTGACTACCAAAGGACGCTCTTTGCAAAATGAAGTAGCTTTCTTCCAGCAACGCGCCGCGACCATGACCCCCGAGCAAGCGCGCTCCACAGAAGCACAGCTCATGAAAAAGCAGCAGGACCTGATGGCCTACCGCGATCAATCGGCACAGGCATTGGGCCAGGAGGAAGCTAAAAAGAATGAAGAACTCTACAAAAACATCCGTTCTTACATCGACAAATACAACAAAGAAAACGGCTACGAATACGTGCTTGGCTACTCACTGGGCGGCGGCATCCTCTTCGCAAACCCGTCTCTGGATGTAACGCAGAAGATCGTAGAAGGTTTGAATAAAGAATACAAAAACGCCGGCAAACCTGCCGCAGCTGATACTACCAAGAAGAAGTAG